In Maylandia zebra isolate NMK-2024a linkage group LG12, Mzebra_GT3a, whole genome shotgun sequence, a single genomic region encodes these proteins:
- the tet3 gene encoding methylcytosine dioxygenase TET3 isoform X1, with the protein MPRPKGGTSLAPENVYEFPADMGEAQSLQLQRKCIETTSPLSKYIEAEHQEAGLFSLSPLDASLEATLDLQKKRRKKCGACTPCLRKENCGTCANCLNRKTGKQICKLRKCEQLKKRRDEWEVVEVEYLDDNGQGCLGSPELAAETVHKVTSVDGPRSGGQMEIGSHDRLQEGALSLELANGVNQYPNDGEPSIETEQQCAESVLPRQCWVPGHGKVSDTQQQQTCGATPAEPVHHADMEDAHNLVAFSAIAGSLPHSSSSSCHLLQATTAYLYEKFTQETGAGKAQARISAGAPEGSCPPSEDLETLQKALSQAKHGHKPPNCDCDGPDCPDYLEWLEKKIKLATNEDQGSHKLVDTPSHLQPHIEQPHLLHHSQTYQQVNGGHHLSISCSQQQQESQGTHPDQVPCSKPPIPCSPQVLSIAKEKNISLQTAIAIDALTQLSGTSPQTASSPGQTPYTNNLHHHQHNQNTASQPLNGIGMIPSSSGTYSSSSRSQSVPPGLQTSQQALESCEHHRPQSQGHPPHVTPVQSSTSPFPCQGKPPGFNPNPLQWQQASGTGSEHRNPWMCVKSEPQSHLATAPHSSSDPMSELKQLLGDTSSKFSKIPFKLPASQQLSLNQNGTVQAQDNPALVRIKQESDSADHYHHPASMGHYGMANGQHQGQHYPGTPLSPGQAAISHSTQAALQQHLHYKRNLFSNHPSGFGGVGPRGPLACQNLKKWWPQMDAEALSHLAIKQEPKRKKISQGSPGLKAMTETFLGPPLPKPKQIIIKKPKQKASMPTFLPQTQITTQKPPVHMMDRSAPLAKLQLGPLDQLPLHSNFTQAAAAAGLPAPAQSQVSIFNSSMTPTSTVSVPSENTPDQLGPLLPPVGLAAHNKSEEMGSLASSNTSTMTPMTSTSSPSTSNVPSVFNLDPKYEELIRQFEAEFGDSVPDVSASQPVEETATAPKSGNESLSSPQDLSPASSSTSQPLPLISTSQPTPTPHRDHQMGMSKDESRTQSEASLSQASTERPMEMQHRESVQVPLKQEDIVERQQQSRVVQDTFSMPASPLSKRMKIESSGDITVLSTTCFSEEDTPTKEGVPSSPSLKGFLDSPLRYLDTPTKSLLSTPSKDLQAEFPTCTCVEHIIEKDEGPYYNHLGSGPTVASIRTLMETRFGEKGEAIRIEKVVYTGKEGKSSHGCPIAKWVIRRGNEKEKLLCMVRQRAGHRCDNAVIIVVIIAWEGVPRALADQLYREVTDTLTKHGNPTSRRCGLNEDRTCACQGKDPETCGASFSFGCSWSMYFNGCKYARSKMPRKFRLQGEHPEEEEKLRDNFQLLATEVAPVYKQLAPQAYSNQCQTESKAPECRLGLKEGRPFSGITACMDFCAHAHKDQHNLYNGCTVVCTLTKEDNRTVGEVPEDEQLHVLPLYTLSPTDEFGSEEAQNRKMETGAIQVLNAFRREVRKLPEPAKSCRQRRLEAKKAASEKKKNKLIQQAGETPEKTGIKAEVCISSFPQPQGNKAIIKQEVKPNIKKEPLNGSIDGYSVQAVDPVNPMYTNPVFYARGGLPTTGQPSAPDTVNGFHTSLPPMDYAYYRCSPNTLFPPVLRTYEGRNGSSPRAGCKAVQVDQKPDIQNFQSRVALSCSSQAEQTNQPNHTTYTQAPVYSQSRPSSASSESSNRGTPVIKQEPMDVPVYEGTLPNQVGANTSRSPSQPVTWPGHKLNGSFIPTTWDAHQKHKQSSEASSEKQQQFHQHLQQRQASPYPQQWSSFLGLNTMRASPAPSPSLQVPPSPSPSPQLGTVVQGNIHQSSPRPGTPRPSTPHPVTPQPGVSHAGPLTPRPSTPHPGTPRHWASPVASPQPQTWGMGPYSPGMKHSNPAGAYPDKIWSKTGESRCSTPVGPQEKAWKSFGGSVASNTPSPAPEGRLFPDALQQSDQACYTPSRAESDVESTKNCEEDEDEVWSDSEHNFLDPYIGGVAVAPAHGSILIECARRELHATTPLKKPDRSHPSRISLVFYQHKNLNQPMHGLALWEAKMKLLAERALQRQQEAALLGLSQEDIKTLGKKRKWGATAAGASPGPGQSKDKKEGPVTRLSPSFYTTSTVTVSPYASTVVTGPYSHFV; encoded by the exons ACTGTTCACAAAGTTACTTCAGTGGATGGCCCCAGAAGTGGAGGCCAGATGGAAATTGGGTCACATGACCGCCTCCAGGAAGGCGCGCTGAGCCTGGAACTGGCCAATGGGGTGAATCAGTACCCTAATGATGGTGAGCCATCTATagaaacagagcagcagtgtgcaGAAAGCGTGCTGCCAAGGCAGTGCTGGGTGCCTGGACATGGCAAGGTCAGCGACACCCAACAACAGCAAACGTGTGGTGCAACCCCTGCTGAACCTGTACACCATGCAGACATGGAGGATGCTCACAATCTGGTGGCTTTTTCTGCTATTGCTGGCTCACTGCCtcattcttcctcctcttcctgccACCTCTTGCAGGCTACTACAGCCTATTTGTATGAGAAGTTTACCCAGGAAACAGGCGCTGGGAAGGCTCAAGCTAGAATCTCTGCAGGGGCTCCTGAGGGTAGCTGCCCACCTTCAGAAGACCTGGAGACCTTACAGAAAGCACTGAGCCAAGCAAAACATGGACACAAGCCTCCCAATTGCGACTGTGATGGGCCTGACTGTCCAGACTACCTTGAATGGCTGGAAAAGAAGATAAAATTAGCAACCAATGAGGATCAAGGCTCCCACAAACTGGTTGATACTCCCTCACATTTACAACCTCACATAGAGCAACCCCATTTGCTGCATCACTCTCAGACCTACCAACAAGTAAATGGTGGCCACCATCTGTCTATTTCATGCTCCCAGCAGCAACAGGAAAGCCAAGGCACTCACCCAGATCAAGTGCCCTGCTCCAAACCACCGATTCCTTGCTCGCCACAGGTGCTCTCCATAGCCAAGGAGAAGAACATCAGTCTTCAGACAGCCATCGCCATAGATGCTCTGACACAGTTATCTGGTACTAGCCCACAAACTGCCTCTTCCCCAGGTCAAACCCCCTACACAAATAAcctccatcaccatcaacacaacCAAAACACCGCATCTCAGCCTCTTAATGGCATTGGCATGATCCCATCCTCTTCTGGCACCTACTCATCTTCTTCACGCTCTCAGTCTGTCCCTCCAGGACTACAAACTAGCCAGCAGGCCCTAGAGTCATGTGAGCACCACAGACCCCAATCCCAGGGCCATCCGCCCCATGTTACCCCTGTCCAGTCCTCTACCTCTCCCTTCCCGTGTCAGGGAAAACCACCAGGCTTCAACCCGAATCCCCTGCAGTGGCAGCAAGCCTCAGGCACAGGATCTGAACACAGAAATCCATGGATGTGTGTGAAGTCTGAGCCTCAGTCTCACCTTGCCACTGCACCTCATAGTAGCTCAGACCCCATGTCagagctcaaacagctgcttgGTGACACCAGTAGCAAGTTTAGCAAAATTCCTTTTAAGCTTCCAGCTTCGCAACAACTTAGCTTGAACCAGAATGGGACTGTCCAGGCCCAGGATAACCCGGCATTGGTCAGGATAAAACAAGAGTCAGACTCTGCTGACCACTATCATCACCCTGCCTCCATGGGACATTATGGTATGGCTAATGGTCAGCACCAGGGTCAGCACTACCCTGGCACTCCCCTCTCTCCTGGCCAAGCAGCCATTAGCCACTCCACTCAGGCAGCTCTACAACAGCACCTTCACTACAAGAGGAATCTTTTCTCAAACCACCCCTCTGGCTTTGGAGGCGTTGGcccacgtgggcctctggcttGCCAAAATTTGAAAAAATGGTGGCCACAGATGGATGCAGAGGCCCTGTCACATCTGGCCATCAAACAGGAAcccaagaggaaaaaaatcagcCAAGGATCTCCTGGTCTTAAAGCTATGACTGAGACGTTTTTGGGTCCTCCCCTTCCCAAACCCAAACAGATAATCATCAAGAAGCCCAAACAGAAAGCCTCCATGCCAACCTTTCTGCCTCAGACTCAGATCACCACACAGAAACCACCAGTCCACATGATGGACAGATCCGCACCCCTGGCCAAACTGCAACTAGGTCCACTCGACCAACTGCCCCTCCACAGTAACTTCactcaggctgctgctgctgcaggcctCCCTGCCCCAGCCCAATCTCAGGTATCCATTTTCAATTCCTCAATGACACCCACTTCCACTGTTTCTGTTCCATCAGAAAACACTCCAGACCAGCTGGGCCCTCTACTCCCACCTGTGGGCCTTGCAGCTCACAATAAGTCAGAAGAGATGGGCAGCCTGGCCTCCAGTAATACCAGCACCATGACACCTATGACCTCCACATCCTCACCCAGCACCTCAAATGTACCAAGCGTCTTTAACTTGGACCCGAAGTACGAAGAGTTGATCCGCCAGTTTGAGGCTGAATTTGGGGACTCAGTTCCAGACGTATCTGCCAGTCAGCCCGTGGAGGAGACTGCTACAGCCCCAAAGTCAGGGAATGAATCCCTGAGTAGTCCTCAGGACCTCAGTCCTGCATCATCATCCACCTCCCAGCCACTTCCCTTAATTTCCACAAGTCAACCCACCCCCACACCTCATCGAGATCATCAGATGGGAATGAGCAAAGATGAGTCCAGGACCCAAAGTGAGGCATCCTTGAGCCAGGCATCTACAGAACGGCCTATGGAGATGCAGCACAGGGAGTCTGTTCAAGTTCCTCTGAAACAGGAAGATATAGTGGAGAGGCAGCAGCAGTCCAGAGTGGTGCAGGATACTTTTAGCATGCCAGCTTCTCCGCTGTCAAAACGAATGAAAATTGAATCCTCGGGTGATATAACAGTATTGTCCACCACCTGCTTTTCTGAGGAGGACACACCAACTAAGGAAGGTGTGCCCTCTTCACCATCTCTCAAAGGCTTCTTGGACTCTCCTTTACGCTATCTTGACACACCCACTAAGAGCTTGCTAAGTACTCCTTCCAAGGATCTTCAGGCAGAGTTTCCCACCTGCACCTGCGTGG AGCACATAATTGAAAAAGATGAAGGGCCCTACTACAATCACTTGGGATCTGGACCTACTGTGGCCTCCATACGAACCCTGATGGAGACAAG GTTTGGAGAAAAGGGGGAAGCCATCCGGATTGAGAAGGTGGTTTACACAGGCAAAGAGGGAAAGAGTTCCCACGGATGTCCTATTGCTAAGTGG GTGATCCGTAGAGGCAACGAGAAAGAGAAGCTGCTGTGTATGGTGAGGCAACGTGCAGGCCATCGCTGTGACAATGCTGTCATCATCGTCGTCATTATAGCCTGGGAAGGTGTACCGAGGGCCCTGGCTGACCAACTGTACAGAGAGGTCACAGACACGCTCACCAAACATGGCAACCCCACCAGCCGACGCTGTGGCCTCAATGAGGA CCGTACTTGTGCCTGTCAAGGCAAGGATCCTGAAACTTGTGGTGCTTCCTTCTCTTTTGGTTGCTCATGGAGTATGTACTTTAACGGCTGCAAGTACGCACGAAGCAAAATGCCGCGAAAGTTCAGGTTACAGGGAGAACACCCTGAAGAG gaggaaaaactcagggaTAACTTCCAGCTTCTGGCAACTGAGGTGGCTCCTGTGTACAAGCAACTAGCACCACAAGCCTACAGTAACCAG TGCCAGACAGAGTCCAAAGCTCCTGAATGCAGGCTGGGCTTGAAGGAAGGCCGTCCATTCTCTGGAATCACTGCTTGCATGGACTTTTGTGCTCACGCTCATAAGGACCAGCACAACCTGTACAATGGATGCACAGTG GTGTGTACTTTGACAAAGGAGGACAACCGAACAGTGGGAGAAGTCCCAGAGGACGAGCAGCTCCACGTGTTGCCTCTTTACACGTTATCCCCGACAGATGAGTTTGGCAGCGAGGAGGCCCAGAACCGCAAGATGGAGACAGGAGCTATCCAGGTGCTTAACGCTTTCCGCCGTGAGGTGCGCAAGTTGCCCGAACCTGCCAAGTCATGCCGACAGCGCCGACTAGAGGCAAAGAAGGCTGcctcagagaagaagaaaaataaactcatCCAGCAAGCAGGAGAGACGCCGGAGAAGACGGGGATCAAAGCCGAGGTCTGCATTAGCAGTTTCCCTCAACCCCAAGGCAATAAAG CAATTATAAAACAAGAGGTGAAGCCCAACATCAAAAAGGAACCCTTAAACGGATCGATAGATGGATATTCTGTGCAAGCAGTAGACCCAGTAAATCCCATGTATACAAACCCCGTCTTCTATGCAAGGGGAGGCCTCCCCACAACTGGCCAGCCCTCTGCACCTGATACAGTAAATGGTTTCCACACCAGTTTGCCCCCAATGGATTATGCCTACTACAGGTGCTCACCCAATACACTTTTCCCCCCTGTACTGAGGACCTATGAGGGTCGAAATGGCTCTTCGCCCAGAGCTGGCTGTAAAGCTGTCCAGGTAGATCAGAAGCCTGACATTCAAAACTTTCAGTCCAGGGTGGCtctttcctgctccagccaagcaGAGCAAACCAACCAACCAAATCACACGACTTACACCCAGGCACCAGTTTATAGCCAATCCCGTCCTTCCTCTGCCTCCTCTGAGTCCTCCAACAGAGGCACGCCGGTCATCAAACAGGAGCCTATGGATGTGCCAGTCTATGAAGGCACGCTTCCGAACCAGGTCGGAGCCAACACATCAAGAAGCCCCTCGCAACCTGTGACCTGGCCTGGGCACAAGCTTAATGGAAGTTTTATTCCCACCACTTGGGATGCCCATCAGAAGCATAAACAAAGTTCCGAGGCCTCATCGGAGAAACAGCAGCAGTTTCACCAGCATCTCCAGCAGCGGCAGGCCTCTCCTTACCCGCAGCAGTGGTCATCCTTCCTTGGCTTAAACACTATGAGGGCTTCCCCTGCCCCATCACCGTCACTCCAGGTACCTCCCTCTCCATCTCCATCCCCTCAGCTAGGCACAGTGGTCCAAGGTAACATACATCAATCTTCCCCACGCCCTGGCACTCCACGCCCAAGCACCCCTCACCCAGTAACCCCACAGCCCGGTGTCTCTCACGCAGGCCCACTTACACCACGGCCAAGTACCCCACATCCAGGCACCCCCAGGCACTGGGCGAGCCCTGTTGCTAGCCCACAGCCGCAAACATGGGGCATGGGGCCTTATAGTCCTGGTATGAAGCACAGCAATCCTGCAGGGGCCTATCCCGACAAGATCTGGTCCAAGACTGGAGAAAGTCGGTGTTCCACTCCGGTTGGGCCCCAGGAAAAGGCCTGGAAGTCTTTTGGAGGTTCTGTGGCAAGTAACACCCCTTCCCCTGCTCCAGAGGGTCGCCTCTTCCCCGATGCCCTGCAGCAATCAGATCAGGCCTGCTACACGCCCAGCCGAGCAGAGAGCGACGTCGAGAGCACCAAGAATTGCGAAGAGGACGAGGATGAGGTCTGGTCTGATAGTGAGCACAACTTCCTGGACCCTTACATAGGTGGGGTAGCAGTGGCACCAGCCCACGGCTCCATCCTAATCGAATGTGCTCGTCGGGAACTACATGCTACCACTCCACTCAAAAAGCCTGACCGCTCCCACCCCTCCCGCATCTCCCTGGTCTTCTACCAGCACAAGAACCTCAACCAGCCCATGCATGGCCTGGCTCTTTGGGAGGCCAAAATGAAGCTGCTGGCAGAGCGAGCACTGCAGAGGCAGCAGGAAGCAGCTCTCCTTGGCCTCTCCCAGGAGGATATCAAGACACTCGGGAAGAAACGCAAGTGGGGCGCTACGGCGGCAGGCGCTAGTCCAGGACCTGGACAATCTAAAGACAAGAAGGAGGGGCCGGTGACGCGGTTATCCCCCTCGTTCTACACCACCTCTACGGTTACTGTGTCTCCCTATGCCTCCACCGTCGTCACGGGGCCCTACAGCCACTTTGTGTGA